One stretch of Chloroflexota bacterium DNA includes these proteins:
- the aroC gene encoding chorismate synthase, producing MLRFLTAGESHGPGLTGIIEGLPAGLTLDMEAINDDLRRRQGGYGRGGRQRIEQDMADISAGVVDGVTIGAPIALRVENRDWANWKDKKVPPWYVPRPGHADYAGRIKYGIEDMRLIAERASARETAVRVAVGAIAKQLLGAFGVRVGSFVTEIGGVEMPAPADVPYEELFARAEESDVRCPDPAWSEQMHARIRETMSKRDTIGGCFLVVATGLPVGLGSHVHWDRKLDGRLAAAVMSIHAIKGVEIGPAFENARKFGTEVHDEFALPAGGSVARTSNRAGGLEGGMTNGQPVVIRAAMKPIATTLSPLRSLNMQTGEATATNYTRSDICAVPAASVVGEAMVAWALAEAFVEKYGGDSIAEMKRHYDSRQ from the coding sequence ATGCTTCGTTTTCTCACGGCAGGCGAGTCGCACGGGCCGGGGTTGACCGGCATTATCGAGGGCCTGCCGGCAGGGCTCACGCTCGACATGGAGGCCATCAACGATGACCTGCGGCGTCGGCAGGGCGGCTACGGGCGCGGCGGCCGCCAGCGCATCGAGCAGGACATGGCCGACATTTCGGCGGGCGTGGTTGACGGCGTCACCATCGGCGCGCCGATCGCGCTGCGCGTCGAGAACCGGGACTGGGCGAACTGGAAGGACAAGAAGGTGCCGCCGTGGTATGTGCCGCGCCCCGGCCACGCCGACTACGCCGGGCGGATCAAGTACGGCATCGAAGACATGCGGCTGATCGCCGAGCGCGCCTCGGCGCGCGAGACGGCGGTGCGCGTCGCGGTCGGCGCGATCGCCAAACAACTGCTCGGCGCGTTCGGCGTGCGTGTCGGCTCGTTCGTCACGGAGATCGGCGGCGTCGAGATGCCGGCGCCGGCAGATGTGCCGTACGAGGAACTGTTCGCGCGCGCGGAGGAGTCGGACGTGCGCTGCCCCGACCCGGCCTGGTCGGAGCAGATGCATGCGCGCATCCGCGAGACGATGAGCAAGCGCGACACCATCGGCGGCTGCTTTCTGGTTGTGGCGACCGGCCTGCCGGTCGGGCTTGGCAGCCATGTGCACTGGGACCGCAAACTGGACGGGCGACTGGCGGCGGCGGTGATGAGCATTCACGCGATCAAGGGTGTGGAGATCGGCCCGGCGTTCGAGAACGCGCGCAAATTCGGCACCGAGGTGCACGACGAGTTCGCCCTGCCGGCGGGCGGCAGCGTGGCGCGCACCAGCAACCGCGCCGGCGGGCTGGAAGGCGGCATGACCAACGGCCAGCCGGTCGTGATCCGAGCCGCGATGAAGCCGATCGCGACGACGCTGTCGCCGCTGCGCTCGCTGAACATGCAGACCGGCGAGGCGACGGCGACGAACTACACGCGCTCGGACATCTGCGCCGTGCCGGCCGCCTCGGTCGTCGGCGAGGCGATGGTCGCGTGGGCGCTGGCCGAGGCGTTCGTGGAAAAGTATGGCGGCGACAGCATCGCGGAGATGAAGCGGCACTACGACAGTCGCCAGTAG
- a CDS encoding shikimate dehydrogenase: MRLGVIGWPIKHSLSPRMHGAALRALGIDGTYEALAAPPGELAARLRELAAQGYRGLNVTIPHKQAVMPLLDEIAPTARAIGAVNTIVNEDGRLTGHNTDAAGFMRGLSEAGCDVRGQCVLVLGAGGAARAVVYALASAGAHVTIWNRTPERAIALADEFGAEVTTQLPPAMRCGQFMLIVNTTPVGMTPNTAETPLPLAGRGYGARFVYDLVYNPRETALLKESRQVGAQPIGGLAMLVYQGAESLRLWTGRNAPVDVMTQALDS; this comes from the coding sequence ATGCGGCTCGGCGTGATCGGCTGGCCGATCAAGCACAGCCTGTCGCCGCGCATGCACGGCGCGGCGCTGCGCGCGCTCGGCATCGACGGGACGTACGAGGCGCTGGCGGCACCGCCGGGCGAACTGGCGGCGCGGCTGCGCGAGCTGGCGGCACAAGGTTATCGCGGTCTGAACGTCACGATCCCGCACAAGCAGGCGGTGATGCCGCTGCTAGATGAGATCGCGCCGACGGCGCGCGCGATCGGCGCGGTCAACACGATCGTGAACGAGGATGGACGGCTGACCGGCCACAACACCGACGCAGCCGGCTTCATGCGCGGCCTGAGCGAGGCCGGCTGCGACGTGCGCGGCCAGTGCGTGCTGGTGCTCGGCGCGGGCGGCGCGGCGCGCGCGGTGGTCTATGCGCTGGCGAGCGCGGGCGCGCACGTCACAATCTGGAACCGCACCCCGGAGCGCGCCATCGCGCTGGCGGACGAGTTTGGCGCGGAGGTCACGACGCAGTTGCCGCCCGCCATGCGCTGCGGCCAGTTTATGCTGATCGTCAACACGACGCCGGTCGGCATGACGCCCAACACGGCCGAGACGCCGCTGCCGTTGGCCGGGCGCGGCTACGGCGCGCGTTTCGTGTACGATCTGGTGTACAATCCGCGCGAGACGGCGCTGTTGAAAGAGTCGCGGCAGGTCGGCGCGCAGCCGATCGGCGGGCTGGCGATGCTGGTCTACCAGGGCGCGGAGTCGCTGCGGCTGTGGACTGGCCGCAACGCGCCGGTGGACGTGATGACGCAGGCACTTGATAGCTGA